From Permianibacter aggregans, a single genomic window includes:
- the hscB gene encoding Fe-S protein assembly co-chaperone HscB: MSATHQYFPLFGLPVSFEVDQDELTRRYRELQKSVHPDRYAHAGEREKMLAMSEAARINDAYQTLRDPVKRARYLLELSGGKWQDEQTIADPEFLMAQLELREELEEATDADDLDALEALADRIAKQQQSQEKILAREFSDVDQLHLVNGKREIQKLMFYRKLREETERAISAVMDQL; encoded by the coding sequence CCCCCTATTCGGATTGCCGGTCAGCTTTGAGGTCGATCAGGACGAGCTGACCCGGCGTTATCGTGAGCTGCAAAAATCGGTGCATCCTGACCGTTATGCCCATGCTGGCGAGCGGGAAAAAATGCTGGCGATGAGCGAAGCCGCGCGCATCAACGATGCCTATCAAACCTTGCGCGATCCGGTTAAACGTGCCCGCTATCTGCTCGAGCTGTCTGGCGGCAAATGGCAGGACGAACAGACCATTGCCGACCCGGAATTTCTGATGGCGCAATTGGAGCTGCGCGAAGAGCTGGAAGAGGCGACTGACGCCGATGACTTGGATGCACTGGAAGCACTGGCTGATCGCATTGCCAAACAACAGCAGAGCCAAGAAAAAATTCTGGCGCGCGAGTTTTCAGACGTCGACCAATTGCACCTGGTCAATGGCAAGCGCGAAATCCAGAAACTGATGTTCTATCGCAAGTTAAGAGAAGAAACCGAACGCGCAATCAGCGCTGTGATGGATCAATTGTAA